Proteins found in one Phocoena sinus isolate mPhoSin1 chromosome 5, mPhoSin1.pri, whole genome shotgun sequence genomic segment:
- the EIF4E gene encoding eukaryotic translation initiation factor 4E, protein MATVEPETTPTPNPPPTEEEKTESNQEVANPEHYIKHPLQNRWALWFFKNDKSKTWQANLRLISKFDTVEDFWALYNHIQLSSNLMPGCDYSLFKDGIEPMWEDEKNKRGGRWLITLNKQQRRSDLDRFWLETLLCLIGESFDDYSDDVCGAVVNVRAKGDKIAIWTTECENREAVTHIGRVYKERLGLPPKIVIGYQSHADTATKSGSTTKNRFVV, encoded by the exons GAAACCACCCCTACTCCTAATCCCCCACctacagaagaagagaaaacagaatctaATCAGGAGGTTGCTAACCCAGAGCACTATATTAAACATCCTTTACAGAACAG ATGGGCactctggttttttaaaaatgataaaagcaaaacttGGCAAGCAAACCTTCGGCTGATCTCTAAGTTTGATACTGTTGAAGACTTTTGGGC TCTGTACAACCATATCCAGTTGTCTAGTAATTTAATGCCTGGCTGTGACTACTCACTTTTTAAG GATGGTATTGAGCCTATGtgggaagatgagaaaaacaaacgAGGAGGACGATGGCTCATTACATTGAACAAACAGCAGAGACGAAGTGACCTCGATCGCTTTTGGCTAGAGACA ctgctGTGCCTTATTGGAGAGTCTTTTGATGACTACAGTGATGATGTATGTGGAGCTGTGGTTAATGTTAGAGCTAAAGGTGATAAAATAGCAATATGGACTACTGAATGTGAAAACAGAGAAGCAGTTACACATATAGg gAGGGTATACAAGGAAAGGTTAGGACTTCCTCCAAAGATAGTGATTGGTTATCAGTCCCATGCAGACACAGCTACTAAGAGCGGCTCCACCACTAAAAATAGGTTTGTTGTTTAA